From Deinobacterium chartae:
GCCTCGAGCGTTTCGAGCGCACCCTTTCGCTGTTCGACACCCTGGGGCTGGCGCTGTTTGCGGTCTCGGGCGCCCTGGGCGGCTTGGCCCTGAACTTCGGACCCTTGGGCGTGATTTTTGTAGGCACGCTCTCGGGCGTGGGCGGCGGCATTCTGCGCGACGTGCTGGTCGGTGCCGTTCCCGAGGTGCTCTACCGCAATAACGAGGTGTACGCCACCGCCGCCGCCGCCGGGGCGCTGGTGGTGTACCTGCTGCACCCGCACCTGCCGTCGGGCTGGGTACAGCTCGCCGGGGTCAGCGTGGTGGTGCTGCTGCGCTGGCTGTCCAAGCGCGGTAAGCTGCGCATTCCGGTGCGCCGCCTGCGTGACGAGGGCGAAGAATCGCGCTAGCCATCAGGCCAAGCGGGGCTTCCGTCAGTTGACGCCCAGCTTGGCCTTGAGGGCGCGCTCCAGCTCGCGGGCCGCCTCGAGGTTCATCTGCAACTGCTCGAGGTTACGGTTGCGGTAAGCGGTGGCCGCTCCCTGCTCGAAATGGTCGGCGCTCGCCAGGGCCACCTCGTTGCGGCCCATACGGGCGTACTTACGGGCGCGCTCGGCCGCTTCCTGGGCCTGGCGCATCAAGTCGTTCATGTCGGGCTTGTCGTTCATCGGCTCCCCATTGTGCCCCACGCAGCGCGGGCGGTGTGTGGGGAGGGCTGCAGGGGTCATGTTAGACTGCGGGCGATATTGTTCGAGGAGGTATTTCGCGTGTCCAACCTGGTCGGTCAGCCTGCCCCTGAATTCACGCTTCCCAGCTCGATGGGCGGTGAAGTGTCCCTGGCGGATTTCCGGGGCAAACAGCACGTGGTGCTGGTGTTCTATCCGCTCGATTTCTCCTCGGTGTGCTCGATGCAGCTCCCCGAGTACAGCGGCATGCGCGAGGCCTTTGAGGAGCTGGATACCGCCGTGCTGGGCATCAACCGCGACTCGGTGTACACCCACAAGGCCTGGTCCGCCGAGTACGGCATCGAGATCCCGCTGCTGGCAGACATGACCTTTGAAGTGGCCCGCGCCTACGGCGTGCACCTCGAGGACAAGGGCATGAGCACCCGCGCGGTGTTCCTGATCGACAAGCAGGGCGTGGTGCGTTTTGCCTACCAGGAGAGCGCGCCGGGGCAGTTCACGCTGCACGCCGAGCAACTGCTGGAGAAAATCAAGGAGCTGTAACGCCGGATAAGCGCAAGGCGGGAGGAAGCCCAGGCTTCCTCCCGCCTTGCGCTTATCCGGCGCAGCCGATGCCGCGCAGTTCCCCGATGGCGCGCAGCGACAGGTACAGCACCGGGTATACCGAGGCGGTCACCATCCCGATGCCAAAGCCTGCCAGCGCTCCGCCACGGCGAACACCCCAGGCGGTCAGTGCGATGCCGCCCGGGCCCAGCAGCAGGGGAGGGAGCAGCAGGTAGATGGTGCGGTGCAGGCAGGGGTCCGGGTTCAGGCTGCGGCTGAGCAGGTCAAACAGCCACGCGAAGGCCACGGCGGCCACAAAACCCGCAGCAAAGGTGAGGGCGGCTTGGCCGCCACGGGACGGTGCGCTCATCGTGCCTCGAGGGCCAGCTCGACCAGCCGGGCGACGAGTTCGCTGTA
This genomic window contains:
- a CDS encoding response regulator receiver protein, which encodes MNDKPDMNDLMRQAQEAAERARKYARMGRNEVALASADHFEQGAATAYRNRNLEQLQMNLEAARELERALKAKLGVN
- a CDS encoding trimeric intracellular cation channel family protein, with the protein product MPPFSLDAASVQDSLKVLNFLGIFAFSLSGALLAVRRRLDLFGVVVLGCVTAVGGGSIRDALTGTVPPIYLRDETYLWVAIIAALVGFAFGTRLERFERTLSLFDTLGLALFAVSGALGGLALNFGPLGVIFVGTLSGVGGGILRDVLVGAVPEVLYRNNEVYATAAAAGALVVYLLHPHLPSGWVQLAGVSVVVLLRWLSKRGKLRIPVRRLRDEGEESR
- a CDS encoding redoxin domain-containing protein; translation: MSNLVGQPAPEFTLPSSMGGEVSLADFRGKQHVVLVFYPLDFSSVCSMQLPEYSGMREAFEELDTAVLGINRDSVYTHKAWSAEYGIEIPLLADMTFEVARAYGVHLEDKGMSTRAVFLIDKQGVVRFAYQESAPGQFTLHAEQLLEKIKEL